The Nicotiana tomentosiformis chromosome 2, ASM39032v3, whole genome shotgun sequence genome includes the window TTGAAGCCAAAATAGCTTAGCAAAAGACGGCAAGAAAAACCAGAAACGAATCGCAAGACTAGCCTTCTAAAAGAAAATTGACTATTTCAAAAAACCAAAGTACTGCCGCCCATcaaagattttaaaataattttctcaagtctaatatttaaaatttcagaagccaaggtatatcttaggctcACTTTCTTACAACATCTTTATCTTATTAAAGTTAAATGAACACCCATTCTATAAAAATAAAGTGTTTTATAACTTAACTCCTTTCTACATGTTTTATGCTCAAGAGATTATAGTTGAGTATGACCAGTCCATTCGGAGACATTAGATTTACGAAATCTACAAAAGGAATATTTATGACCAGTCTTGTTACAATAATGACACACAGGGGTAGATTCAGTTTGGATCTACCGCTAGTGTTAGTGCATGTGGACCATTCCTAATAGGTCTTTTTTCAGTTGACTTGTAAGTCGCTTGGTTAGACCTGAAGGAAATGTGACTGGTGGATTTGCGCATGCCATTTAGTTGCAATTGCAATTCCTGAACCTCCTCTTGATGAACATCTCTTTTGATTTCACAGACTTCAAGTTTGAGTTCCCAGTCTTTCTTTTCCCTATTGAGTCTCTTTAATTCATTTAACATTTTTTTGAGACTCATTTAGGGTAAGATCAAGAATATCTTTCAATTCATTACATCTATCATAGTTATAGGATCTTACCTCACTTGTTTCAGCTCGTGCCATAAAGCAATTATTAGTTTCTTATTTTCCGTCATTGTTTGATATATCTTCATCGTTCCAGCAACAAGAGTATTTGTTCATATCATTTTTCAGAATAGTCATGAAGCACAAATTAGCTATTTCTTCATGTTCTGAGTTGTCTTCATGGCTCCAGCTTCCGAAGGATTTATTTTTATTGAAACCTCTGGAGACTTTTCTTTTGAGATCAAGGCATTTAGCTTGAACATGGCCATACCTTCCACattcaaaatattttctatcATTTTTATCTTGTTCATTGTATTGTTTGGTTTAACTATATGACATTCTTTCCCTTTTTGTATTTCTATATCTTTTCATCAATCCATTCATATTTCTCGAGACTATGGTAATTTCTTCTTCAAGAGTCTCAGCGTCATCATAATTATCATTATCCGAGCCTTCAGTTGTGGCTTTGAAAGAGacaattttcttcttttcttcctggCGCATTTTTTTAGATGTGTTTTCTAAAAGTCTATAAGATCTTCACGCAATTCATCATATGATAGTTTGTCCAAGTCTTGAGATTCAAGTGCTACTTCTTTAGTCTGCCATGTAGTAGGAAAACTTCTTAAGAATTTTTCGAGTTTGTTCACCACTGGAGTATAGTCTACCAAAAGCTTTTATATATCCAATGATTTTTCTAAATCGAGTAAATATTTATTCAATAGATCTACCCTCTTTCATCTGAAAGAGTTCATAGTCGTAAACTAATAGATTTATCCTTATTTCTTTCATTTTGCTCATTCCTTCATAAGTAACTTCTCGTTTGTCCCACATTTTCTTGGTTGTATCGCAGCTTGAAATTTTTTCATATTCTTCTCCACATGTGGCATTATACAACAAACTTCGTGCCTTAGCATTAACTTGAATAACTGCTAATTGCTTGTCAAAGTAGTCATCTTTATCTTCAGGATCAATGGATGATTGTCCTTTAGCTTTCTTGTCAGACTTTGCTGTTGGAAGTGGATAGTTTCCCTTTTTGAAAACACTCCATACTTTGACGTCCTAGAAATTAGCATATATTTTCATGAGAACTTTCTGATGAGAGAGGTGTTGTCTATTGAAATATGGTGGCCTTCTTAGAGATGTCTCTTCTTGAAATAGTACCCCAAGATTtacttgatttgacatgatttttTCTTACTAGTTGTTAAGCAAAAGAGTATATATGTGAGACCTGctatgataccaattgaaagtacaggGAGGGGGGGTGAATTGTCGATTTTTCTTTCTATATCTAAGTATTTGACTAGTTTACCAAATAGTCGACTGAAAGTAAAGGtatgataaaattaaagacatAAGTaaaatgcagaaattaaagacACCCAGAATTTTTATACTagttcggattcaatgtgaatcctactcCATCCCCAttgggttgcaagggtgttcTCCCTTCAACGCTTCTTGAATAACTTCGTAAACTTTTGTTGATGTTATCTCCGAACACCAACTCACTTTTGGTTCTAAGTACACTCGTAATAATTGTGATATAATGTCTCACCAaagtttttctctctttcttctctctctactgaatacacaataAACTATACTTAAATTACAATGCCAGTTTAGAGTAGAACAAAGAGTATGAagttggtttgatcaaagtatgcTATTCTTCCTTTATAATCTTCAATATATACTCGAACTTTGGTTTGACTAATTTCGGCAGATCGTTGAGAGAGTTGCAATCTCAAGAGAATTGATCCTTGGAGTTGAATCAGTTATAATTCATTCCAAGAATAAGTGTGGAGCTTCCTTAGTTTGAATCTTGATTGCCGGTCTTTTCTTTTTGAGAGTGAAACTCCTCGTGCGAATGGTCCTTAGATTGTTCCTTGATCTAAGGGATTGATAACTTCCTTTGCAATGCATATCTTCAGTAATCTAAGCAGACGCAATTTCAACAACCTAGATCTCCTCAAATCTTGGTCTTTCCTTCTTTATTATCCATGATATGGGTTGTTATATCCTTTACATATCTCTTTAATCTTGGACCTTCCTTTCTTGTTTTTGTTGATAGATCTTTGCATTCATCCTTTCTTTTACGCCTTCCTTTATTGTCTTCTTTCGTACATCATTGACAGACTTGTTCGCATCCTTCTTTGTCTCTGTAATGATCCAACAAACAAAGATatgttatttttcatcattgataTCTAGATCTAACACTTTGGACCGAATTCCCCGCTTGAGGTCGAAGAGGAATCGTTAAAATTTAAACACATATTCCAAATTAATAGTATAT containing:
- the LOC117281012 gene encoding uncharacterized protein, which encodes MSNQVNLGDVKVWSVFKKGNYPLPTAKSDKKAKGQSSIDPEDKDDYFDKQLAVIQVNAKARSLLYNATCGEEYEKISSCDTTKKMWDKREVTYEGMSKMKEIRINLLVYDYELFQMKEGRSIE